A genomic region of uncultured Paludibaculum sp. contains the following coding sequences:
- the cobC gene encoding alpha-ribazole phosphatase translates to MTETPAITVTRLWLIRHGEPDAEVRGRCYGRLDFGLSADGRGQLQPVAKRLASESLSAIYTSPRKRTLESAEIVAAHHACGVRIENDLREIDFGDFEGLTYDDIAKRYPELYGQWMEHPTKVEFPNGESFSKTRARVTKAVAMLLDRHAGQSVALVTHGGVIRIVLAGALSVPSANIFRIAQRYAAVNLIHFVGNHPVVELINGVLS, encoded by the coding sequence ATGACCGAAACACCCGCCATCACAGTCACCCGGCTATGGCTGATCCGCCACGGCGAGCCCGATGCTGAAGTTCGTGGACGCTGCTATGGCCGCCTCGACTTCGGCCTCTCGGCGGATGGGCGGGGGCAGCTCCAGCCTGTTGCGAAGCGGCTGGCAAGCGAGTCGCTTTCAGCCATCTACACAAGCCCTCGAAAGCGGACACTCGAAAGCGCGGAGATCGTCGCCGCCCACCATGCCTGTGGCGTGCGGATCGAAAACGACCTGCGAGAGATCGATTTCGGCGACTTTGAAGGGCTGACCTACGACGACATCGCAAAACGCTACCCCGAACTCTATGGGCAATGGATGGAGCACCCGACGAAGGTGGAGTTCCCCAACGGCGAGAGCTTTTCGAAGACCAGAGCCCGGGTGACAAAGGCGGTCGCCATGTTGCTGGATCGCCATGCCGGCCAATCCGTAGCGCTGGTCACGCACGGAGGAGTGATCCGGATCGTGCTGGCGGGCGCGCTATCCGTTCCATCCGCCAATATCTTCCGGATCGCGCAACGCTACGCGGCAGTCAACCTGATCCACTTCGTGGGGAATCACCCGGTGGTCGAGCTGATCAACGGAGTTCTCAGTTGA
- the cobS gene encoding adenosylcobinamide-GDP ribazoletransferase, translating into MRSLAASIAFLTRIPVPGGGHFDAGDVGRSARWFPAVGLLIGGVYVLLLRALTLYLPPGVIAVLIVLAEALLTGALHMDALADMADGFGGGHTREDVLRIMRDHAIGSYGATALILLVALKVTAISALVQHQQAVPYLILAPALGRWSIVPLCRFLTYARESKAVANHIGTVELVWASLIAGAVASLAASWRGLVCWIAVAVITVWFGRVCSRRIGGITGDTLGANVQFSESIVLLSGLILS; encoded by the coding sequence ATGAGATCACTGGCGGCATCCATCGCGTTCCTCACGCGCATTCCGGTGCCCGGCGGCGGCCACTTCGACGCCGGAGATGTCGGCAGGTCGGCGCGATGGTTTCCCGCGGTGGGTCTGCTCATCGGCGGAGTCTACGTCCTACTGCTGCGCGCGCTCACTCTCTACCTCCCGCCCGGTGTGATCGCCGTGTTGATCGTGCTGGCGGAAGCGCTGCTGACCGGCGCTCTTCATATGGACGCCTTGGCGGACATGGCGGACGGATTTGGCGGGGGACACACCCGTGAGGATGTCCTGCGCATCATGCGGGACCATGCCATCGGCAGCTATGGGGCCACGGCCCTGATCCTCCTAGTAGCCCTGAAAGTAACGGCAATCAGTGCCCTGGTGCAGCACCAGCAGGCCGTGCCCTACCTGATTCTGGCTCCGGCGCTGGGACGGTGGTCCATCGTTCCACTCTGCCGTTTCCTCACTTATGCGCGCGAATCCAAGGCCGTTGCGAATCACATCGGGACCGTGGAGTTGGTATGGGCGAGCCTGATTGCTGGGGCCGTCGCGTCGTTGGCCGCGTCGTGGCGCGGCCTTGTTTGCTGGATCGCCGTCGCTGTCATCACGGTCTGGTTCGGTAGAGTCTGCTCCCGCAGGATCGGCGGCATCACGGGGGATACGCTGGGCGCGAACGTGCAGTTCAGCGAGAGCATTGTGCTGCTGTCAGGCCTGATCCTGTCCTAA
- the cobT gene encoding nicotinate-nucleotide--dimethylbenzimidazole phosphoribosyltransferase, whose protein sequence is MTLLDQTLQKIEAVDAGWIRKAEARQLELTKPPGSLGRLEEVANRCAAIFQSLSFTVSRPRLVLFAGDHGVCAEGVSPYPPEVTAQMVLNFLNGGAAINCLARTCGVEMAVVDVGVAQSLPAVSGLVRRRVAAGTRNFCAGPAMTSDEVHAAVQVGIEMADEAVADGCELLGFGEMGIGNTTAASALAAALTGLPPSAVIGRGAGADDVCLARKLSAVERALALHAGHLSRPMDMLARIGGLEIAAICGFCLGAAANRRPVLTDGFIATAGAALAVRMHSAVGDYLFASHGSVEPGHAHLLALIGQRPLLDLQMRLGEGTGAALAMKLVQASVAAFTEMTTFTSAGVSDAGQPLVSI, encoded by the coding sequence ATGACTCTGCTCGACCAGACACTACAGAAGATTGAGGCCGTGGATGCCGGCTGGATCCGAAAGGCCGAGGCGCGGCAACTGGAGTTGACCAAACCGCCCGGCAGCCTCGGGCGGCTGGAAGAGGTGGCCAACCGTTGTGCCGCCATCTTTCAGAGCTTGTCGTTCACCGTGTCTAGGCCGCGTCTAGTGCTGTTTGCCGGAGATCACGGCGTCTGTGCCGAAGGCGTCAGCCCCTACCCGCCGGAGGTGACCGCGCAGATGGTGCTCAACTTCCTCAATGGCGGTGCAGCCATCAACTGCCTGGCTCGGACTTGTGGCGTGGAGATGGCCGTGGTGGATGTCGGAGTGGCGCAGTCGCTGCCCGCGGTGAGTGGACTGGTGCGTCGCCGCGTCGCTGCCGGCACGCGCAACTTCTGCGCCGGACCCGCGATGACCAGTGACGAAGTCCACGCCGCTGTTCAGGTTGGCATCGAGATGGCCGATGAGGCCGTCGCCGATGGGTGCGAACTGCTGGGGTTTGGGGAGATGGGCATCGGAAACACTACCGCCGCCAGCGCCCTGGCCGCGGCGCTCACGGGCCTGCCTCCCTCGGCGGTCATCGGGCGAGGCGCCGGGGCAGACGACGTATGTCTGGCCAGGAAGCTCTCTGCCGTGGAGCGCGCCCTGGCCCTACACGCCGGGCATCTCTCCCGCCCCATGGACATGCTGGCTCGCATCGGAGGACTGGAGATCGCCGCGATCTGCGGCTTCTGCCTAGGCGCCGCCGCCAACCGTCGCCCGGTGCTGACCGACGGCTTCATCGCCACCGCTGGTGCGGCTCTGGCTGTGCGTATGCACTCCGCCGTTGGAGATTACCTCTTCGCGTCGCACGGTTCGGTGGAGCCTGGCCATGCGCATCTGCTGGCGCTCATCGGCCAACGGCCCCTGCTCGATCTCCAGATGAGGCTCGGCGAGGGAACCGGTGCGGCGCTGGCCATGAAGTTGGTCCAGGCCTCTGTTGCCGCCTTCACCGAGATGACGACTTTCACTTCGGCCGGTGTTTCGGACGCCGGCCAACCGCTGGTCAGTATATGA
- a CDS encoding aminotransferase class I/II-fold pyridoxal phosphate-dependent enzyme: MRESPIHGGDVWRVASEYAIPASQLLDFSANVNPRGLPAGARRQLLRDAADVSLLMRYPDPCGDPLRAALSSRLGVPERSIVVGEGAEALLAAAVRSLGARHCLVPVPSFSEYARVCAASGATLHPFALNPTSNFRLAVEKFGRMLRSGQWDTAIVNNPHNPSGALLGSSELWEILEAAAHPGTGLVLDEAFIDYAEHASLVRTAAERSGVIVVRSLTKFYGCPALRVGYAVGTPECINRVAGMMPTWPVTLLALNAMTEALLDEDYARATLQENSLEQARLSAGFARLGAAVFPSAANYLLVQLKEEWASAPQLRDRLIREHCILVRNCDSYDGLKTGRYVRIAVRSADENDRLLGALETVLKGQSPHDSARPDTTED; this comes from the coding sequence ATGAGGGAATCCCCCATCCACGGCGGCGACGTTTGGCGCGTAGCCTCGGAGTACGCAATACCCGCGTCGCAATTGCTGGACTTCAGTGCAAACGTCAATCCCAGAGGACTGCCTGCGGGCGCGCGTCGGCAGCTTCTCCGCGACGCCGCTGACGTGAGCCTGCTGATGCGTTATCCGGATCCCTGCGGAGACCCGCTTCGCGCCGCGTTGAGTAGCCGCCTCGGCGTTCCGGAGCGGTCCATCGTGGTGGGTGAGGGGGCGGAGGCCTTGCTCGCGGCTGCCGTCAGAAGCCTTGGCGCGCGCCACTGTCTCGTCCCCGTCCCGTCCTTCAGCGAGTACGCGCGGGTCTGTGCGGCCTCCGGCGCCACGCTGCATCCGTTTGCTCTCAACCCCACGTCGAACTTCCGCCTCGCGGTGGAGAAGTTCGGCCGGATGCTGCGCTCCGGTCAATGGGATACCGCGATCGTGAACAATCCGCACAATCCATCCGGAGCGCTGCTGGGCTCCTCCGAGCTGTGGGAGATCCTCGAAGCCGCCGCGCACCCCGGCACGGGGTTGGTGCTCGACGAGGCGTTCATCGACTACGCGGAACACGCCAGCCTGGTGCGGACTGCGGCGGAACGGTCGGGCGTGATCGTCGTACGTTCGCTCACCAAATTCTACGGATGCCCGGCCCTGCGCGTCGGCTACGCGGTCGGTACGCCGGAGTGCATCAACCGGGTTGCCGGCATGATGCCCACTTGGCCGGTCACCCTGCTGGCGCTGAACGCGATGACGGAGGCCTTGCTGGATGAAGACTACGCGCGCGCCACTCTGCAGGAGAACTCCTTGGAGCAGGCGCGCCTGTCTGCTGGCTTCGCCAGGCTTGGCGCCGCGGTCTTCCCTTCGGCGGCCAACTACCTCTTGGTCCAACTGAAAGAAGAGTGGGCTTCGGCGCCGCAGCTTCGCGACCGCCTGATCCGGGAGCACTGCATTCTGGTTCGCAACTGCGACTCCTATGACGGCCTGAAGACAGGTCGCTACGTCCGCATCGCCGTACGGTCTGCGGACGAGAATGACAGGTTGTTGGGCGCTTTGGAAACGGTACTGAAAGGACAATCACCGCATGACTCTGCTCGACCAGACACTACAGAAGATTGA
- the cbiB gene encoding adenosylcobinamide-phosphate synthase CbiB, whose translation MTSPSIAPSRLALAYALDWLAGDPEWFPHPVRAMGRAITAGERCLRNAGDGEANETVKGALLAGTIVTGSWAFARVALRNSDKLPRPWAALVEAALAWTTLATRNLLDEAKTVLDDLDAGDLDRARRRLARIVGRDTQSLAEEEIARAIIETVAESACDGIVAPLVWLSTGGVPAAFAYKAANTLDSMIGHPEPPYRNFGHAAARLDDVANLVPARLTALCIVAAAFLAGCDAQLGWRVWLRDGGKHASPNAGQSEAAMAGALGVRLGGCNSYGGKLSSRPLLGAEGRPARPADARKSIRIVATASVLAFGAALVCSWWRSGKTRSAPL comes from the coding sequence ATGACCTCACCGTCCATCGCTCCCTCGCGGCTCGCTCTTGCCTATGCGCTGGACTGGCTGGCCGGAGATCCCGAGTGGTTTCCTCATCCGGTGCGTGCCATGGGAAGGGCCATCACCGCCGGCGAGCGGTGCCTCCGGAATGCCGGCGACGGCGAGGCAAACGAAACGGTCAAAGGAGCGTTGCTGGCCGGCACGATTGTGACCGGCTCCTGGGCCTTCGCACGGGTGGCCTTGCGGAACTCGGACAAGCTCCCACGCCCGTGGGCGGCACTTGTGGAGGCGGCATTGGCCTGGACGACGCTGGCCACCCGTAACCTGCTCGACGAAGCCAAGACAGTCCTTGACGATCTGGATGCGGGCGACCTCGACCGTGCGCGGCGGCGGCTCGCCCGCATTGTCGGGCGCGACACGCAGTCACTGGCGGAGGAAGAAATCGCCAGGGCCATCATCGAGACGGTGGCCGAGAGTGCCTGCGACGGGATCGTCGCGCCGTTGGTTTGGCTGTCGACCGGAGGCGTCCCGGCAGCCTTCGCCTACAAGGCTGCGAACACGCTGGATTCGATGATCGGCCACCCCGAGCCGCCCTACCGGAACTTCGGTCATGCCGCTGCCCGCCTGGATGACGTGGCCAATCTGGTGCCCGCGCGCCTCACCGCGCTGTGCATCGTGGCCGCGGCCTTCCTCGCCGGCTGCGACGCTCAATTGGGCTGGCGTGTCTGGCTGAGGGATGGCGGCAAGCATGCCAGCCCCAATGCGGGCCAGAGCGAAGCGGCGATGGCTGGAGCATTGGGCGTCCGCCTGGGCGGCTGCAACTCATACGGTGGCAAGCTGTCGAGCCGCCCGCTGTTGGGCGCCGAAGGACGGCCGGCCCGGCCGGCTGATGCGCGTAAATCAATCCGTATTGTGGCCACTGCTTCCGTTCTTGCCTTCGGGGCCGCGTTGGTCTGTTCCTGGTGGCGTAGTGGCAAGACCAGGAGCGCGCCGCTATGA
- the bluB gene encoding 5,6-dimethylbenzimidazole synthase — protein MTANGASGQASQRPFSEAERRAVYRAVHERRDIRSQFLPTPVPDDVLGRILLAAHHAPSVGFMQPWDFILIRDVAVRTAIRENFLGANRLAAAKYSGEQRALYESLKLEGILSAPLNLCVTCDRTRSLGSGLGRQSVPETDLFSVVCAIQNLWLAARAESLGVGWVSILDQDLLRSVLKIPLHVTPVAYLCLGYVSEFPAVPELEEKGWCRRESLASLIHFDRWDVQDHARAALLGAPAEDRA, from the coding sequence GTGACGGCCAATGGGGCCTCTGGCCAGGCGAGCCAGCGCCCCTTTTCTGAAGCCGAGCGGCGAGCCGTCTACCGGGCCGTGCATGAGCGGCGCGACATCCGTTCCCAGTTTCTACCCACGCCCGTGCCGGACGATGTTCTCGGGCGCATCCTTCTGGCCGCGCACCATGCCCCTTCAGTCGGTTTCATGCAACCGTGGGATTTCATCCTGATCCGCGATGTGGCCGTGCGCACCGCCATCCGCGAGAACTTCCTGGGGGCCAACCGCCTGGCCGCCGCGAAGTACTCCGGTGAGCAACGTGCGCTCTACGAGAGCCTGAAACTCGAAGGCATTCTTTCGGCGCCGCTCAACTTGTGCGTGACGTGCGATCGCACACGGAGTCTCGGCTCGGGGTTGGGCCGCCAGTCCGTGCCCGAGACGGATCTGTTCTCCGTGGTTTGCGCCATTCAGAATCTGTGGCTGGCTGCACGCGCCGAATCGCTGGGGGTTGGCTGGGTCAGCATCTTGGATCAGGACCTTCTTCGCTCAGTTCTGAAGATCCCCCTGCACGTCACTCCAGTCGCTTACCTCTGTCTGGGTTACGTGTCGGAGTTCCCGGCCGTGCCGGAGTTGGAAGAGAAGGGGTGGTGCCGCCGGGAGTCGCTCGCCAGCCTCATCCACTTTGATCGCTGGGATGTGCAGGACCACGCGCGAGCTGCTCTGTTGGGGGCGCCCGCCGAGGATCGCGCATGA
- a CDS encoding cob(I)yrinic acid a,c-diamide adenosyltransferase: protein MSIATKRGDGGQTGLAGGVRVSKSDLRVECYGTIDELISQMGFARSICNDEEVCERVRQLQRELFKVGSAVATPPESRKPAPETSAEMVDALEADVHCIETMPGIVGDWSLPGELPDASALDVARTTCRRAERLATRLLEVGQLTNPQVLAYLNRLSDLLWLLGRLLEVRAGIDSSLRPKDKAGPRWSRAW, encoded by the coding sequence ATGAGTATTGCAACCAAGCGCGGTGACGGTGGACAAACGGGTCTCGCCGGGGGCGTCCGGGTGTCGAAAAGTGACCTTCGCGTGGAGTGCTATGGCACGATCGATGAGTTGATCTCCCAGATGGGTTTTGCCCGTTCCATCTGCAACGACGAAGAGGTCTGCGAGCGCGTCAGGCAACTCCAGCGTGAGCTCTTCAAGGTTGGATCGGCCGTTGCCACGCCGCCCGAGTCCAGGAAGCCTGCTCCGGAAACTAGCGCGGAGATGGTGGATGCCCTCGAGGCGGACGTTCATTGCATCGAGACCATGCCGGGCATCGTGGGTGACTGGTCCTTGCCGGGCGAACTACCCGACGCCTCGGCCCTGGATGTCGCGCGCACCACTTGCCGCCGGGCAGAACGCCTGGCTACGCGGTTGCTGGAAGTGGGACAACTCACAAACCCACAGGTCCTGGCCTACCTCAACCGTCTGTCTGATCTGTTGTGGCTGCTCGGCCGCCTCCTGGAAGTTCGCGCCGGCATAGACTCTTCCTTGCGGCCGAAAGACAAGGCGGGACCGCGCTGGTCGAGGGCCTGGTGA
- a CDS encoding ATP-binding protein codes for MTNVPIRQPCLIVLVGPPGSGKSDWACRHGAGAVIVSQDGLIDAITPHGFDHAFRSTYAAAEEAIARAGVAAGCPVIVDRTNRTQFLRARWTRIARDAGCQAVAVVMTAGDDFCRARNRARKDHRRVSDERMERMLAAMEPVGCDEAFCAVFRDDEATLRSILEYLQQTTRKELHEYCNQAR; via the coding sequence ATGACGAACGTGCCCATCCGGCAGCCGTGCCTCATCGTGCTGGTGGGCCCGCCTGGCTCCGGCAAGAGCGATTGGGCCTGCCGCCACGGTGCGGGCGCGGTCATCGTCTCTCAGGACGGCCTGATCGACGCCATTACCCCGCATGGCTTCGATCACGCGTTCCGGTCGACCTACGCAGCCGCCGAGGAGGCCATTGCAAGGGCCGGCGTGGCCGCGGGTTGCCCCGTCATCGTCGACCGCACCAATCGCACGCAATTCTTGCGGGCGCGTTGGACGCGGATTGCGCGGGACGCCGGCTGTCAGGCGGTGGCTGTGGTGATGACCGCTGGCGATGACTTCTGCCGCGCGCGCAACCGGGCAAGGAAAGACCACCGCCGGGTGAGTGACGAGCGCATGGAGCGGATGCTGGCTGCCATGGAGCCGGTCGGTTGCGACGAAGCCTTCTGCGCCGTCTTCCGCGATGACGAAGCGACCTTGCGGTCGATCTTGGAATATCTGCAACAAACAACAAGGAAGGAACTGCATGAGTATTGCAACCAAGCGCGGTGA
- a CDS encoding cobalamin-binding protein yields the protein MKDPAPIPYPDIAGFPRRIVCLTEETTEVLYLLGEDDRIAGVSGFTARPPQARLKPKISAFTSARFDRILELRPDLVIGFSNLQADIARELISRGVNMLVFNQRSITEILQMVLTLARMVGAEAKGAGLVESLQTELELIAVSARRFPRRPKVFFEEWKDPLISGIRWVEELVEIAGGEPVFPELRQQHDASKRIVDPGTVAQCDPEVVIASWCGMKVNKLIIRARAGWEAVSAVRNGHIYEVKSTYILQPGPAALTEGVRQLHAILAHVVGVEVPTNLRPAERVDADLAREEKAQ from the coding sequence ATGAAAGATCCAGCTCCCATCCCGTATCCCGACATCGCCGGATTTCCCCGGCGCATCGTGTGCCTGACCGAGGAAACCACTGAAGTTCTCTACCTGCTGGGTGAGGACGACCGGATCGCTGGCGTCTCCGGCTTCACGGCGCGTCCGCCACAGGCTCGGCTCAAACCCAAAATCTCCGCCTTCACTTCGGCCCGGTTCGACAGAATCCTCGAACTTCGGCCGGACCTGGTAATCGGCTTCTCCAACCTCCAGGCAGACATCGCGCGGGAGTTGATTTCACGTGGTGTCAACATGCTGGTGTTCAATCAGCGTTCGATCACCGAGATCCTCCAGATGGTCCTGACCTTGGCCCGGATGGTGGGCGCCGAGGCGAAAGGCGCCGGCCTGGTGGAGAGCCTTCAGACGGAGTTGGAACTGATTGCCGTTTCAGCTCGGCGCTTTCCCCGCCGCCCAAAGGTCTTCTTTGAGGAATGGAAGGATCCGCTTATCAGCGGCATCCGTTGGGTGGAGGAGTTGGTGGAGATCGCTGGGGGAGAGCCGGTCTTCCCGGAACTCCGACAGCAGCACGACGCCAGCAAACGGATTGTCGATCCCGGCACTGTGGCGCAGTGCGATCCGGAGGTCGTCATCGCATCGTGGTGCGGCATGAAGGTGAATAAGCTGATCATCCGTGCACGTGCGGGATGGGAGGCGGTCAGCGCTGTTCGAAATGGTCACATCTACGAAGTGAAGTCCACTTACATCCTTCAGCCCGGGCCGGCGGCCCTCACCGAGGGCGTCCGTCAACTGCACGCGATCCTCGCGCATGTGGTGGGTGTCGAGGTGCCAACCAATCTTCGGCCCGCCGAGCGTGTGGATGCTGACCTCGCGAGGGAGGAGAAGGCGCAATGA
- a CDS encoding iron ABC transporter permease — MPVFTQPVSTAARLWRAMVVLALILLVAVTVALWAGSQRIDLAALRSDPVARLLFFRLRLPRVVMAALVGSSLALTGAALQALFRNPLADPFTLGVSGGGALGASIAIALGWGARVSGVPVVFLAAFAGAMSAVMLIRRVARTGTVVLPGALLLSGVVLNMIAAAAVLTIQYVADSTRALQILRWMIGSLDVVGFGIIVRMLVFLVPAWIVLLTFARDLHLLAVDGETAATLGVNVRRSERAVHCLCSVMVGVTVAVGGAIGFVGLIVPHAVRLLFGEDLRIVLPGSFLLGAAFLVTADAVARTALSATELPVGAVTALLGGPMFLWLLRRRQRYSAL; from the coding sequence ATGCCGGTCTTCACCCAACCCGTTTCCACGGCTGCGCGTCTCTGGCGTGCGATGGTTGTGCTGGCGCTCATCCTGCTCGTCGCCGTTACCGTGGCGCTGTGGGCGGGAAGCCAGCGAATCGACCTTGCCGCCCTCCGTTCCGATCCTGTGGCCCGTTTGCTGTTCTTCCGCCTGCGCCTGCCGAGAGTGGTGATGGCTGCGCTCGTTGGTTCGTCACTGGCCCTGACCGGCGCGGCGTTGCAAGCCTTGTTCCGCAATCCACTGGCGGATCCGTTCACCCTGGGCGTGTCGGGCGGAGGTGCCCTGGGCGCAAGCATCGCTATCGCCTTGGGCTGGGGAGCGCGCGTGTCCGGGGTCCCTGTCGTGTTCCTGGCGGCGTTTGCCGGAGCCATGAGTGCGGTTATGCTTATTCGCCGGGTGGCCCGCACGGGTACCGTGGTGCTGCCTGGTGCGCTGCTGCTTTCCGGGGTTGTTCTCAATATGATTGCGGCGGCGGCCGTACTCACCATCCAGTACGTGGCGGATTCCACTCGGGCGCTCCAGATCCTGCGTTGGATGATTGGGAGCCTCGATGTTGTCGGCTTCGGAATCATCGTCCGCATGCTTGTATTTCTGGTCCCTGCCTGGATCGTCTTGCTCACATTTGCGCGCGATCTGCATCTGCTCGCGGTGGATGGAGAGACGGCTGCCACTCTCGGCGTCAACGTGCGGCGCAGCGAGAGGGCTGTGCATTGCTTGTGCTCCGTGATGGTCGGCGTCACCGTCGCGGTTGGTGGCGCCATCGGTTTCGTCGGGTTGATTGTGCCACACGCCGTGCGGCTCCTGTTTGGCGAGGATCTACGCATTGTGCTGCCCGGATCCTTCCTCCTGGGCGCGGCGTTCCTGGTCACCGCCGATGCTGTGGCGCGAACCGCGTTAAGCGCCACGGAACTGCCCGTGGGCGCCGTTACGGCCCTCCTGGGCGGGCCAATGTTTCTGTGGCTACTGCGCCGAAGACAGCGTTATTCGGCCCTATGA
- a CDS encoding ABC transporter ATP-binding protein: MTHSCLLEANGVHFAYSPGSPVVCGVSLTVPRGALCGIIGANGCGKSTLIRLFAGVLDPLAGEILFDGAPLRAMAPREAAKRIAYVPQSAAAAFPFTALEVVLTGRSPHAPRLSFENELDQEKALNALATVDALHLASRRITELSGGERQMVSLARALAQEPDYLLLDEPSAALDLKHRSALVRTLVRLRDTLGLSALVVTHDLHLIDPAFDCVFALRCGALIAEGTPREILRQGLLEEIYDDVHVRTRRVDGRTLIWSE; this comes from the coding sequence GTGACCCATTCGTGCTTGCTGGAAGCCAACGGCGTGCACTTTGCCTATTCGCCGGGCAGCCCGGTGGTTTGCGGAGTCTCGCTGACGGTGCCCCGCGGCGCTCTGTGTGGCATCATCGGCGCAAACGGCTGCGGCAAATCCACACTCATCCGGTTGTTCGCGGGTGTACTCGACCCGCTGGCGGGCGAGATCCTTTTCGACGGCGCTCCGCTCCGCGCCATGGCTCCTCGGGAAGCCGCGAAGCGCATCGCCTATGTTCCGCAGTCGGCGGCGGCAGCGTTCCCTTTCACGGCGCTGGAGGTGGTGCTGACCGGGCGCAGCCCCCACGCTCCGCGCCTCAGCTTTGAAAACGAATTGGACCAAGAGAAGGCGCTGAATGCGCTGGCCACCGTGGATGCGCTGCACCTGGCTTCGCGCCGGATCACCGAGCTCTCCGGCGGCGAGCGTCAGATGGTCTCTCTGGCGCGGGCCTTGGCACAGGAGCCCGACTATCTGTTGTTGGACGAACCGTCAGCTGCGCTCGACCTCAAACACCGCTCCGCGCTCGTACGGACTCTCGTCCGGCTGCGGGACACCCTGGGGCTCTCCGCCCTGGTGGTGACCCACGACCTCCATCTGATTGACCCGGCGTTCGATTGCGTGTTCGCGCTCCGCTGCGGTGCCCTGATCGCTGAAGGAACGCCGCGCGAGATCCTGCGGCAGGGCCTGTTGGAGGAGATCTACGACGATGTGCATGTGCGAACGCGCCGGGTGGATGGGCGCACCTTGATCTGGTCGGAGTGA
- a CDS encoding helical backbone metal receptor has protein sequence MTRRGLAAGILILGLAAHLAAAPRRIISIAPSVTEILYGLGVFERVVAVSEYCTYPPAVKSLPRVGGWHTPNLEKLVALQPDLVVMTEAQAPFIHEQLQQLGIRTLVTPSQTVEDALNAIEAIGRATGKEREASALVAATRLTLDGVRARARNLPHPAVLCVVDRTPGTLRDLYAATRGSFLTELIETAGGRVVVAQARAGYGKISKETILTLNPETVIELMPGSKGRYAGDPLAAWRDLPELKAVQLGKVYQVKEDFVPHASQLIARTVVLFARLVHPEVPALEWETK, from the coding sequence ATGACACGCAGAGGGCTCGCAGCAGGCATCCTCATTCTCGGGCTGGCCGCCCACCTGGCGGCGGCGCCCCGGCGCATCATCTCCATCGCACCCAGCGTGACGGAGATCCTGTATGGGTTGGGGGTTTTCGAACGGGTGGTAGCAGTCTCCGAGTACTGCACGTATCCACCCGCTGTAAAGTCTCTACCCCGTGTGGGTGGCTGGCACACGCCCAACCTCGAGAAACTGGTTGCCCTACAGCCCGACCTCGTCGTGATGACGGAAGCCCAGGCACCCTTCATCCATGAGCAGCTTCAACAGTTGGGCATCAGGACGCTGGTCACGCCCAGCCAGACGGTGGAGGACGCACTCAATGCAATAGAAGCAATCGGCAGAGCCACGGGAAAAGAGCGTGAAGCTTCGGCCCTCGTTGCAGCAACGAGATTGACGCTGGACGGGGTGCGCGCCCGAGCGCGAAACCTGCCCCATCCGGCCGTGCTGTGCGTCGTCGACCGGACGCCCGGCACATTGCGCGATCTGTACGCCGCCACGCGGGGCAGCTTCCTGACGGAGTTGATCGAGACCGCTGGCGGCCGCGTCGTCGTGGCCCAGGCTCGCGCCGGATACGGAAAGATCAGCAAAGAGACCATCCTCACGCTGAACCCGGAGACTGTCATTGAGCTGATGCCGGGGTCGAAGGGGCGGTACGCCGGCGATCCACTGGCGGCCTGGCGCGATCTGCCTGAGTTGAAGGCCGTACAACTTGGAAAGGTCTACCAGGTCAAGGAAGACTTCGTTCCGCACGCTTCTCAGCTGATTGCCCGGACCGTGGTACTGTTCGCCCGGCTCGTGCATCCCGAGGTCCCGGCGCTGGAATGGGAGACCAAGTGA